Sequence from the Burkholderia cepacia genome:
GCGGGCCATCGCTTTCGGAAACGCATATCGCAGCCCCTCGATCAACTGGAACATCGACAGGTCCGCATAGCTGAGTTCGCCGCCTGCCATATAGCCGCTCTTGTGCGGGTTGTGCGCGAGCACCTTGCCGAAGTAGCCGAGGAACTTGGGCACGCGATGCTTGAGGAAATCCTCCGCCCGCATCGCTGCCTCCGCCTTCTGATCCTCGTAATAGAGGCTGGCGGCGATCGGATGGTGCGTGTCGTGGATCTCGGTCACGAAATCGGCCACGGTCAACTGAAGCTGGTGCACCCACAGCCGGCCGGCTTCGTCTTCCGGCGCGAGCCCGAGCCGCGCGCCGAGAAACAGCAGGATGTTCGCGGTCTGCCCGACCACCAGTTCGCCGGCTTTCAGGAACGGCGGCGCAAACGGCAGGCAAGCCTCGGTCGCGCTGTCCATCATGCGCATCATCGCCGGCACTCCCATGCCGCGCCCGGATCGGCGGGCGACGTCGACGTAGTCGGCTTGCGCCGCTTCGAGCGCGAGCCGCACATATTCGCCTCGGCCCTGGATCTCGGGCCAGTAATACAGTTCGTAGCGCATGTTGCCCTCCACTCGGTTCGTTGAAAGCCGGAATGGTCCGGCACATTCCCGATTGTCGCGTATCGCATCCGCGCAACGTGTCGTTCGTCAGCTTAAAGCGTGCCGATTAAAAGTGCGCGCTTAAGCCTGTCTTAATCCTTTCGATCTAGGCTGAAATTGTCGTACCGTGAAGCGGCCATTGCGGCCCGGCGCGTCACGCGTAGGCTCGCGGCCACGCCATGCGACAGGAGCCAGGCATGGCACGCAACGTGCAGAACACGCGTTGCACTCTTCGATGTGACCACCTCGCCTGCGCTGCGGCTGGCGCGGCGCGGTTTCACCGCCCCTTTCCCCGCGCCCGCTGCCGCGCTTCAGCCGCCACGGTCTGCTTGACGGTACGGCAAACGTCACGGCGCAGCGTCGAAAGGCGGGCATCGACACCAGAACCCGCCCGGAACATGACGAGCCGGCGGCGTTCCCCCACGCCTGACCCGGCGCGCTATCCCGAACGCCAGTCCATAGCCGGTCCCGACCTGATGTCTGCCGTGATGCCATCCGGCGCAGCGCGCGCCGTCGCGCCATTGCCGTGCGTTCGATGCCATCGCGAACGCCTTCATGTGCGGTTTTGCATGGCGCCAACGGAGGGAGGTCACGATGAAACGCTTATCCACCTTGAAACTGGGGGTCGCCGCCGTGGCGATCGGCCTGGCCGGCCAAACCGTGCTGGCCGCCGATGCGTCGTCGCTGCCGCCGCAAAATCACGAGGGCCAGGTCGCCTATGTGTCGGGCGGCATCGGCACCGATCAGTCGGCCGCGCTCAAGCAACAGATGCCCGACTATTCGCTGGTGCTCGAGTTCGCCGGACGAACCGGCAGCGGCAACAACGAATATCTGGCGGACATCCCGGTGAACGTCACCGATGCGCACGGCCGTCAGGTCCTGTCGACGGTGACCGAGGGTCCGTTCCTGCTGGCCGCGCTGCCGGCCGGACGCTATTCGGTGACCGCGACCTACAACGGTCAGACCCAGCGGCGCAACGTGCAGGTGCAGGCGTCGTCGCACGTTCACGAAGTGTTCGTCTGGAACATGTGACGGGCGCCGTGGCGCCACGCGGCACTGCAATTGCTTCGCAGTGGCTCTATAGCGACGCGCGATCTGTCGGTGCCGGTCCCGGCTGGGCGTCGGCCGCGGCTTGGTCCGGCGCAGGCGGCGACAGATGCGCCGCGTCGGGATCGTCGCCCCCATTCTGTTGAACCGCTTCGTTGGCTTTCGCCCGCCGTGCGAGCCGACGGTGCAGCCATCCCGACAGCACGCCCGACGTGATGAACGCGTCGGCGATCACGATCACGTCGAGGCCGCTGATCTCTTCGTCTGGCGCGCGCATCTGGTGAGCGTCCAGAACGACGTAGCCGATCATCATCGCCGTGCCGATGAGCATGCCGAGCAGCACGAACCACCGGCGCCGCACGTGCGTGCCGAGCGCGCCCATGATGCCGCCGGCCACGGCAATCGGCATGAAATAGCCGAACCGGAACGAGGCGAACAGCACTAGCAGCGCCATGCCGGCGCAAATCTTCAGGGTGTCCAGGAAAGGCAGGCCGAACGCCGACCAGATGATCAACGCAATCGTCGGTGCAACGAGCGCGGCAACGAGCGGCCCGCCGATCGCGAATGCGGCGACGCCGAGCACGACGCGGTCGAGGGGGCTATGGCGGTGGCGCGGCTGGCGTCGAGCGGCGGTCTTCATGTTCTTGTCGGTGGTCGGAATGGCGGCCCGCCGAAGTGTATCAAGCTCGCGCGTATCGAGCCCTCCCGGCCGCGCGCCGGAAACGGGCGCGCGGCACGCGACATCCAATCGACTGAGCGGCCCCGAACCGCGTCCGCGTGACGGCGTGATCCCGTCAGCCAATGTCCGGAGGAATCCAGATGAACACTGTCCTCGATGCCGCGCTATGCAGCGCGCTGCTCGCCGTCGCCGTCCCCGTGTCCGCGCAGCAGGCCGCCCCGACCGACCCGCAGATCGCGGCGATCGTCGTCACCGCCAACCAGGTCGACATCGACGCGGGAAAGCTGGCGGAATCGAAAACCCGTAACAAGGACGTCAAGGCATTCGCCGACCGCATGGTGACCGACCACACCGGGGTCAACAAGGCGGCGACCGACCTCGTGCACAAGCTGGGCGTGACGCCCGAAGAGAACCCGACCAGCATGAATCTCAAGCAGGGCGGCGATACCAATCTGCAGAACCTCGGCAAGCTCGACGGCGCGCGTTTCGACCGCGCGTACATCGATCATGAGGTGACCTATCATGAAGCGGTGCTCGACGCGATCGATCACACGCTGATCCCGTCGGCGAAGAATGCCGAGCTGAAGGCGCTGCTCGTGAAGAGCGAGCCGGCGTTCGTCGCGCACCTCGAACATGCGCGGCGTCTGCAGTCGACGCTGGGGAAAGGCGGTGGCGGCGCGCAATGATGCGCCGACGGCGCCGTCGCGGCGCGGCATCGGTGCGCGATCTGCGTTGGCGGCAGCGCTGCTGTGCGCGCTGTTCGCGGCGTCTGCGGCGAGCGCGGACTCGCACGTGGTCGTGATCGAGCAGATGCGCTTCACGCCGGCCACGCTGACCGTGCATCGCGGCGACGAAGTGACGCGGGTCAACCGCGACCTGTTTCCGCATACGGCGAGCGCGGACGGCCATGGGTTCGATTCCGGCAGCATCGCGCCGCAGGCGTCGTGGCGTTACGTGGCGCGCGAGCGCGGCCGGCTCCCTTACTCGTGCACGTTTCATCCGACGATGCACGGCACGTTGATCGTCCGTTAGATTCGCCGACGAGGTGTCGCCATGACGACGGTTTCCGATTCGCGCGTGCTTGCGTCGCCCGGCGACGAACCCGACCTGATCCGCCGGATCGCCGCCGGCGACCCGGGTGCGTTCGAGCTGGTGATGCGCCGGCACAACCGGCGCCTGTACCGGCTGGCCCGCGCGGTGCTGCGCGACGATGCGGAAGCCGAGGACGCGCTGCAGGCCGCGTACCTGTCCGCATACCGGTCGATCGCGCGATTCCGCGGCGACGCGACGCTCGGCACGTGGCTGTCGCGGCTGGTGCTGAACGAATGCTTCGGCCGCGTGCGGCGCGCGAGACGGCGCGCCGGCGCGCTGCCGATGCGCGACGTCGGCGATGCATTCGACGAGGCAGACATGATCGATTTCTCGTCCGATTCGCCTGAGCGGTCGGCCGCGTGCGCCGAACTGCGCAACCTGCTGGAGCGCCGGATCGATGCGTTGCCGCCGGCCTTCCGGATCGTGTTCATGATGCGCTCGGTGGAGGAAATGAGCGTCGAGGAAACCGCGCAATGCCTCGCGCTGCCCGAGGCGACGGTGCGCAGCCGGCATCATCGCGCACGGCGGATGCTGCGTGCGTCGCTGACGCTCGATCTCGACATGGCCGGGCGCGACGCGTTCGATTTTCGTGGGGCGCAGTGCGACCGGGTGGTCGCGCAGGTGCTGGCGCGGTTGGCGCCGCCAGACGACCCCGGCGATGCGCCGCACGCCTGAGCGTGCGACGCATCGGCGGATTCCCGCTCAGCCGGCCGGAAGCCCGGACAAGGGAGCGCGGGGCTGGCCCGGACATGGAATAAGCCGGCCGCCCCGAACGTTACGTGATCGCGCGGGCGCCCTGTCCGGCCGGTCGGCCGGATGACGGAGCCGGGCCGCCTGCACGTCGACAGGAGGTTGAGATGAAATCGACAGCGTTTGTCGCAGCCGTGGTTGCGGCGCTGACGCTCCTGCTTTCCGCGGGATGCATGTCCGACAACGGCGCTTCGCAGAACCACGCGGTCGGCCGTTACGGTGGAGCGGGCGGCGGTGGAAGCGGCGGTGGTGGTGGGGGCGGCGGCGGATACTGACCCGTCACTTTCAACCGTATGGCCCGCGTCGCGCGAGCGCCGGAAACCGGCCGCGTCGCGCCGCGGCGCCTTAGCCTTCCTTTGCAGCGCATCGGCTCCAGGTCGTCTGGCGTCACGCTGACCGGCTGCCCGAACCATGGCGCACCACCGGCTTCGCGAACCGCGAGCCGCGTATCCTGTCCCCTGCTCTCTCCGCCGGCGCCGGCCGCAAGCCGCTCGGCGCAACTGGTCACGTCATGACATTTTTCCTAATCTGTTTGCAGTGGTACGCGCAACCCCGCAGGAGACGAACGATGAGCAAAACGAACCGATTTGCGGTGATCGTGGTCCTGGCGCTGCTGGGGGGCTGCCGCCACGCGGCCAAGACGCCCGAGAACGCCGGCGTGAACCAGGGCGCCGGCGGCCAGGCGCTCGGCACGCCGCCGTCGGTCGCGACCGACGAGCTCAACAATCCGAACAGCCCGCTCGCGAAGCGCAGCATCTATTTCGATTTCGACGCCTACGACGTGAAATCGGAATACCTGACGCTGCTGCAGGCGCACGCCGACTACCTGCGCAGCCATCCGGCGCGGCACGTGCTGATCCAGGGCAACACCGACGAACGCGGCACGTCCGAATACAACCTCGCGCTCGGCCAACGCCGTTCGCAGGCCGTGATGAGCACGCTCGTGACGCTGGGCGTGCCTGAAACCCAGCTCGAAGCGGTCAGCTTCGGCAAGGAAAAGCCGGTCGCGCTCGGTCACGACGAGGCGTCGTGGTCGCAGAACCGGCGCGCGGATCTCGTCTATCGTTGACGCGCGCGGAATTGCCGGCAACCGGCCGCCCCGCCCTTCCCCGTCAGCGCATGGCCTTCACGTCGGCCGGCGTGACGCTCGCGGGCTGGCCGCCCCACGTCGCACGCAGGTAGTTCGCGAGCTGCGCGAGTTCGTCGTCGCTCAGCGTGTGCGCGAAACCGGGCATTGGCTGCAGGTTCTCGAACCCGGCGAACTTCTGCTCGCCGATGCCGTCGAGCATCGCGACCAGCAGGTTGCGCGGATCGCCCTGCCGCAGGGTCGAATTGCCGTTCATCGGCACCGCCACGTGCGGCTTGCCTTCGCCGTTGAAGCCGTGACAGCCCGCGCAGACCGCGAGATACACCGAGCGGCCGGCCGCGAGCTGCGCGGCGTCGGCCGACACCGGCTTCACCGGTTGCGGCGCGGGCGGCGTATCGCCCAGCAGGTACACGGACAGCGCGCGCAGGTCGTCCTTCGTCATGTACTGCGTGCTCAGGTGCACGACCGGGTACATCTCGCCGAATGCCGAGCCTTGCGGCGCGATGCCAACGCCGAAGAACGTCTGCAGGTCGGCGCCCGTCCAGCCGCGCGCGGCCAGGCCGGCCGGCGTGATGTCGGGCGCGGCCACGCGGCCGAGCGCCGCGCCCGCGAACGGCTTCGCGCTGTCGAGCTGGCCCGTGAACGCGCGCGGCGTGTGGCATTCCGCGCAGTGGCCGAGCGCACCCGCCAGATAACGGCCGCGCCGCCAGTCGGCGGACTCGCCGGTCGATGCGTCGGGCAGGCTGTCCTTCAGGAACACCATGTCCCAGAAGACCATCCCGAAACGCAGGTTGTACGGGAACTTCAGCTCGTGCTCGCGGTTTTCCTGCGCGACCGGCCTGACGGTCTTCAGGTACGCGTACATCGCGTCGGAATCGGCACGCGTGAGCTGCCGGTACGACGTGTACGGCATCGACGGATACAGGCGCTTGCCCGGCGCCTTGCCGTCATGCAGCGCGGCGTAGAAATCGTCCGCGCTCCAGCTGCCGATCCCGTGATCCTTGTCCGGCGTGATGTTCGAGCCGTAGAACGTGCCGAACGGCGATTCGAGGGGTGCGCCGCCGGCGAACGGCGCGCCGTCCTTCGCGGTGTGGCACGCAGCGCAGTCGGCGGCCTTGACGAGATAACGACCGCGCGCGATCTGCTCGGGCGTCGGCGCAATGCCGGCGGCCGGTGCGTCGTGGCCGCCGCACGCGGCGAGCAGCAGCGCGCAAGCCGCCGCGAGCGCGGGCACGCGGGCAACGCGCGCGGCCCGTTGGGCGAATGTGCGTTTCATGCGGCGTCCTTCACGAGTCCCGGCGTCGTCAGCACCACGTCCTTGACGGCTTCGTAGTAACGGACATAGCCCGTGCAGCGGCAGAGGTGCGCATCGAGCGCCTCGGTGATCGTGCGCTCGACGTCGGCCTTCGCCACCGGCTCGCGCTTCAGGCGTTCGATCAGCACGGTCGCCGCGTTGACGAAGCCCGGCGTGCAATAGCCGCACTGGAAGCTGAAATGCTCGAGGAACTTCTGCTGGATCGACGACAGCTCGACCACTTCGCCCGCATCGTTGCGCTTCGCGTGGCCTTCGATCGTGCGGATCGAGCGGCCGTGGAAGAAATGCGCGCCGGTGATGCAGGTGCGCATTTCCTCGCTCGTGCCGTCCGGCTTGTCGACGATCACGACGCACGCGTGGCAGATGCCCTGCCCGCAGCCGAGCCGCGACCCGGTGAGGCCCGCGTATTCGTGCAGGAACTCGATCATCATCAGCCCTTCCGGCACCTGCATCGGGCCGACGGACTTGCCGTTGATGTTGATCGACAGCGGCTTCGGCCGATAGCGGACGAGCGGGCGCTCGACCGGCGCGGCTGGCGCGGCCGCCGGCGCCGGGACAGCGGCGGATGCCGGAGCCGGCGCGCCGGCGGCGCCGGTGGAGACGGCAGCCGCGGGAACGACGCCGGCGGCGCTGGTGGCGCTGGCAGTCGACGCGGCGGTTTGGGCGGTCGTCATGCGAGCACCTCCTGAATCTTTTGCGGGGTCACCGGCAGGTCGGTGAAACGATGGCCGATCGCGTGCGCGATGCCGTTCACGATCGCGCCGACGACGGGAATCATCACCACTTCGGCGACGCCCTTCGGCGGATCGGTCTCGGACAGCGGCGGCAACACGTCGCCCGTCTGCGTCCAGACGGCGACGTCGGATGCGCGCGGCAGCTGGTAACGGTTGAAGTTCCACGTGCCGTTGCCGGGGCCGTCTTCATACAGCGGCAGGTATTCGTGCAGCGCGTGGCCGATACCCATCGCGAGACCGCCCTGCAACTGCCCAGACACGAGCTGCGGCGAAATCTGGTTGCCGCATTCCATGACCGAATGATGCGTGAGCAGCTCGACCTTGCCGGTCGCTTCGTGCACGGCCAGCTCGACCAGCGTGCCGACCGCCGTGTAGTACGTGACGGCCGCGTTGTTGCGGCTCGTCGGCGGGATGAACACGCGCTTGCGGTCCAGCACGCGGTAGCCGTTCGCGGTGGGCGGCAGCGTGCCGCGCATCGCGGTCGCGCCGGCGGGCGCGGCGGTGCCGGGCACCGGGCCGTTGTCGCCCGTCTTCGGCGCGCCGACGCGCAGCGACAACCCGTCGATCGGCAAACGTTCGACCACGCCGCCCACCTCGAACTCGGCGTCGGTCCACTGCCAGCGGTTGAACACGTGCACGACGGCGCCGGTCGGCAGGCCGAGCGCATGCGCCTGCTTCGCGAGCTGTTCGAACGACAGTGGCTCGAGGCCGTCGGCGGTCAGCTTGCCGTCGACCCAGCGCGCGTCCTCGATGCGGATCGTGTACGGCGCGGCCTGGCCGCCGCCGAGGCCGCGCGTCCAGATCGACATCGCCGCCGGCCACAGGCCGTAGCGGAACACCGCGCGCGCGGCTTCGCGCGTGCTGTGCGTGAAGTAGTACGCGGAGTTCGTCGCGCTCGACGGCGACGCATAGCTCGGCGACCAGCGCGGGTTCGCGCTCAGGCGGTCCTGGTCGGCCTGCGACATGATGTACGGATCGCCGCTGGTCTCGACCGGCAGGTCCGGCCATTCGGTCAGGGCGACCTGCACGTCCGTCGCCGGACGGCCGAGCCACTTCGCGACGGCCACGGCCTGCGACGTCGACATCCCGGTGCCGATCTCGGCAGCCGTGTGCCGCAGCGACACCTTGCCGTTCTCGTCGAATTCGACCTTCGCGAACGACGCTTCCGCGCCCGTGCCGAAATCCTTCTGCACGCACGCGAAGCCGACGCCGTAGCGCTTGCCCGGGTTCGCCGCCTCGTATTCGGCCTTGCGCGCGGCGCGGCGCGTCCACAGCGGATGCTGCTTCGAGCGCTCGAGCACCTCGTCGACGCGCAGCGCGCCGGCGGGAATCGCCCCTTGCGTGTTCTTCATCCCCGAACGCAGCGCGTTGCGCAGACGGAAATCGATCGGGTCGATGTTCAGCTGCGCGGCGATCTCGTCGACCGCCATCTCGGTCGCCGCCATGCTCTGCAGCGTGCCGTAGCCGCGCGCGGAACCCGCGTCGATCGCGCGCGACGCGATCGCGACGGCGGCCAGGTCGCTCTTCGGGAAGTAGTAGATCGATTGCGCGGCGGTCGCGCCGACCATCGCGACCGACGGCGAGAAGTTCGAGCGCCCGCCGCCGTTCGCCTCGAAGTCGCCCTTGAACGACTGCAGCAGGCCCGTGTTGCGGTCCACCGCGATCCGGTAATGCATCTTGAACGCGTGACGCTTCAGCGACGTCTGGAACTGTTCGTAGCGGTCGTTCGCGAAACGCACCGGGCGGCCGTCCGCGTACAGCGCGCAGACGAGGCCGTAGAACGGCACGTTGAAGTGATCTTTCGAGCCGTAGCCGACCGTGTAGCACGGATGGACGAACAGCTTCTTCACCGGGAAGCGGCACTTCGCGACCATCGCGGCCGCGTTCTCCGACACTTCGAGCGGCGACTGCGTCGGCACGACGAGATGCAGCGACTGCGTCGCGGCGTCGTACCAGCAGTTCGCGTTGTCGGGTTCGAGTGCGGCCGTATCGACCGACTGCGTGTTGTACTCGCGGTCGAACACGAGCCAGTCGGCCGACGGATGGTCGAGCTCGTCGGCAATCTGCCCGGCCAGGAACATGCCCTGCTCGTCGAGCTTGCCGTGCTCCTTGCCGTCCGGCCATACCGGCAGGTGCTTGCGCATCATGCTCGGGAAGATCGGCGCGTCCTTCAGGCTCGAATAGACGTCGTCGTCGTAGGCCGTCTTGCCGCCCACGCGCACGTAGCGGAAGGTGCCCCACGGATCGCGCTCGAGCGGGCCCGTGACCGCGCCGTAGCGGATCACGTCGTCGCGGAACTTGAGCGCGTTCTTCGCGAAGCGGAAGCGCGCGAAGTCGTGGTAGATGAGGATCGCGACCGCATGGCCGAGATACGCGGGCGTCTTGCCGGCGGGCAGCAGCATGTCGTCGCCGTAGAACGCCGGGAACGCGACGCCGTCGCGCACGAGATCGTCGGCCGTGACCACGCGATCCGGTTTCAGCTCGTCGCCGAGCAGCGAAAGGTCGAAGCCTTCGTACGTGCGGTCGGCCTGCGTGACGCGCAGGATCAGCGCATGCGACTGCTGCTGCGGCCAGTGCGGCATGTCGGCTGCGCGCACGTCACGGGCGAACACTTTCGAGCCCGTGACCTTCGCGATGCCGTCGATGCGGAATTGGGGGATGCCGGTGACGCTATCCCATTTGACGGGGGTGAGGAGTTTTTCTTCGAAGAGCGCCGCGAATGCGCGGCTGCCCAGGGGCGCGACATACACCGCGACGCCCGCCAGCACGCTGGCTTTCAGAAAACCCCGCCGTGACAGGCCGTGGTTTTTCATTGGGGGGAACCTCCTGATACGGCTCGGACGGCGATCGGATGTCGCGACGTTCGGAGCGGCGCGCATTCTGTCATTTTTTACAGGATGGCGGCTATAGCGTTTCTCGCATGTATTCCTTATTGGAATGCTTATAACGGTCATCGCCCCGGGATTCGTCCGACCGGACTGCCATGTTTCGTGATAATGTCGTGCGCATCCGGCGAACGGTTTCGCCCGCAACGGTGCCGCGTGGGCGTCGCCAGCCCTCTTCGTGTCGAGGTTGTCGATCATGGCAGTCAGGGCATCTCTCCTGCACTCCGTTCTCGCCACTCCCCCCTCCGGCAACCACCGTGTGACGGCCGCGCTGCGCCCGTCCCTGCTTTCCCCCCTGTTCGAAGACATCCGGCCGATGTTCCTGTCCGGGCTCGCGAGCGGCTTCGTCGCGGCCGTCGCGCTGATCCGGCTGCAACAGACGTGGTGTCTCATCTGGCTGATCGCCGACGTGGGCCTGCTCGCCGCGCGAGTCGCGATCGCGCGCGTCTGCGTCGCGCGCCGGGAGGCCGGCGACGACCGCGCCGAATACTGGGCGATGTGCTATGCGCCCGTGTCGCTCGTCGCGTGCTTCGTGCTCGGCCTCGGCGTGATGGGCTGCGTGCAGGCCGTCGACGTCGAACTCGGCACGCTGTCGGTGATGGTCGCGGGCGGCGTGTTCGGCGGGATCGCGTCGCGCAATTCGGCGCTGCCCCGGCTCGCGATGACGCAGGTCACGGTCGGCGTGCTGCCGATCGGCATCGGCGCGTTGCTGGCGCCGCGCAGCGGCGCGTGGCTGCTGCTGCCGCCGCTCGCGATCTACCTCGCCGCGATGCGCACGGTCGTCCAGCGTCACTATCGCGTGCTCGTCGCGCTGATCGCCGCGCGCCAGCGCAACGCCGAACTCGTCGCGCGCTTCGACGCCGCGCTCACCTACATGCCGCACGGCCTGTGCATGATCGACGGCGAGCGCCGCGTGATCGTCGCGAACCGGCGCACCGCGCAACTGTTCGGCTCGCCGCGCCAGATCATGCTGAACATGCCGTTTCCGGACGCCGTGGCGGCGCTCGGCGCGGGCGCGGCCGCGGACCCGGACGGCGCCGAACTGGCCGCGCGCTGCGCCGGCTGGCTTGGCCGCGAGCCCGCGCCGTTCGAGATCACGCTGGCCGACGGGCGGCAGCTCGAGATGACGCGCCGCCAGGTGCCGGACGGCAACGCGGTGATCATCGTCGAGGACGTCACCGCGCGCCGCCAGACCGAGCAGCACATCCGGCATCTGGCGCGGCACGATGCGCTGACGGGTTTGCCGAACCGCCACGAACTGCATGCGGAGCTCAAGCGGATGCTCGCGCGGCGCACGCGCCGTCACGGCCTCGCGCCGGCCGTCATGTATCTCGACCTCGACGGCTTCAAGGCGATCAACGACCGGTTCGGCCACCAGGCCGGCGACGACGTGCTGACGCAGGTCGCCGAGCGACTCGGCAAGACGCTGCCGCCCGGCGAGCTGGCCGCGCGCATCGGCGGCGACGAATTCGTCGTCGCGATCGACGACGCGACGATGCACGCGTGCTCGCTCCTCGCCGCGCGCATCATCCGGCAGATCTCGGCGCCGTACACGCTGTCGATCGGCGAGACCGTGATCCTGGGGATCAGCATCGGCATCGCACTCGACCGCGATTGCGACGCGCCCGACGAACTGATCCGGCAGGCCGACAGCGCGCTGTACGACGCGAAATCGGCCGGCAAGGGCATCTACCGCTTCTATTCGAACGACAGCCGAAGCGTCGCGCCGGCTGCGGCGGGCTGACGGCGCGCGCGGTTCCTCCTCCCGGCTTCGCGGCATCCGCAGGCGCGGCCGGTTTCACCTGCGATACGAATCAGGCGCCGCACGCGGCGTCACGTTACATGTTCCGTAACATCGGGCCGAACGCGCCGTGCAGTTCGCTGCAGAAGCCCACACGATCGGCACATCGGCCAGGTATTCCCTCCTGGCATTCTTATTGCTGTTCAACGGGTAACAACGAACGTACTCGGGGAGTGCAATCATGGATACCGTCGAAGTCGTCTGCAGCAGCGAGCCGATCAATGAAAAGAGCGTGATCGACGGCGCCGCGCTGATCCGCCGCCTGACCACCGTCCGCAGTCCCGACCCGCGCGACACCGCGTGCATGGACAATCCGCCGCTGACGCTGTACGGCGCGTTTCGCCAGGGCATCGCCGATCACGCCGCGCGTCGCGCGAATCCATATCGTGCCGGCAGCCGTTTCTGGGCGTTGTGGGAAGAAGGACGTCTCGAAGCTGAAACCGACGCGCGGTGACGCCAGGCGCGCGCCGGCGCCGCGCCGAAGCAGGCGGCAGCGCGCGACGCGGGGCGCATGCACTGCCGCCGGCGTGACGCCGGATGGTTTCATCGATGCAACCGCGGCGATCGTTATGCGAAGTGGTTCTTCCCGCGATTTTTTGTAGCCGAATTTGTAGCCGAATGACGCGCGCGGGACTTCGACGCGAAGCCGCGCCCTATGATGCGTGAGCGGCGCGCGTCGTCCGGCC
This genomic interval carries:
- a CDS encoding glutathione S-transferase family protein, yielding MRYELYYWPEIQGRGEYVRLALEAAQADYVDVARRSGRGMGVPAMMRMMDSATEACLPFAPPFLKAGELVVGQTANILLFLGARLGLAPEDEAGRLWVHQLQLTVADFVTEIHDTHHPIAASLYYEDQKAEAAMRAEDFLKHRVPKFLGYFGKVLAHNPHKSGYMAGGELSYADLSMFQLIEGLRYAFPKAMARIAPKHLGLIDLHDRVAQHPPVARYLASDRRIPFNEEGIFRHYPELDA
- the pal gene encoding peptidoglycan-associated lipoprotein Pal is translated as MSKTNRFAVIVVLALLGGCRHAAKTPENAGVNQGAGGQALGTPPSVATDELNNPNSPLAKRSIYFDFDAYDVKSEYLTLLQAHADYLRSHPARHVLIQGNTDERGTSEYNLALGQRRSQAVMSTLVTLGVPETQLEAVSFGKEKPVALGHDEASWSQNRRADLVYR
- a CDS encoding carboxypeptidase-like regulatory domain-containing protein produces the protein MKRLSTLKLGVAAVAIGLAGQTVLAADASSLPPQNHEGQVAYVSGGIGTDQSAALKQQMPDYSLVLEFAGRTGSGNNEYLADIPVNVTDAHGRQVLSTVTEGPFLLAALPAGRYSVTATYNGQTQRRNVQVQASSHVHEVFVWNM
- a CDS encoding DUF4142 domain-containing protein, with product MNTVLDAALCSALLAVAVPVSAQQAAPTDPQIAAIVVTANQVDIDAGKLAESKTRNKDVKAFADRMVTDHTGVNKAATDLVHKLGVTPEENPTSMNLKQGGDTNLQNLGKLDGARFDRAYIDHEVTYHEAVLDAIDHTLIPSAKNAELKALLVKSEPAFVAHLEHARRLQSTLGKGGGGAQ
- a CDS encoding RNA polymerase sigma factor; protein product: MTTVSDSRVLASPGDEPDLIRRIAAGDPGAFELVMRRHNRRLYRLARAVLRDDAEAEDALQAAYLSAYRSIARFRGDATLGTWLSRLVLNECFGRVRRARRRAGALPMRDVGDAFDEADMIDFSSDSPERSAACAELRNLLERRIDALPPAFRIVFMMRSVEEMSVEETAQCLALPEATVRSRHHRARRMLRASLTLDLDMAGRDAFDFRGAQCDRVVAQVLARLAPPDDPGDAPHA
- a CDS encoding xanthine dehydrogenase family protein molybdopterin-binding subunit, with the translated sequence MKNHGLSRRGFLKASVLAGVAVYVAPLGSRAFAALFEEKLLTPVKWDSVTGIPQFRIDGIAKVTGSKVFARDVRAADMPHWPQQQSHALILRVTQADRTYEGFDLSLLGDELKPDRVVTADDLVRDGVAFPAFYGDDMLLPAGKTPAYLGHAVAILIYHDFARFRFAKNALKFRDDVIRYGAVTGPLERDPWGTFRYVRVGGKTAYDDDVYSSLKDAPIFPSMMRKHLPVWPDGKEHGKLDEQGMFLAGQIADELDHPSADWLVFDREYNTQSVDTAALEPDNANCWYDAATQSLHLVVPTQSPLEVSENAAAMVAKCRFPVKKLFVHPCYTVGYGSKDHFNVPFYGLVCALYADGRPVRFANDRYEQFQTSLKRHAFKMHYRIAVDRNTGLLQSFKGDFEANGGGRSNFSPSVAMVGATAAQSIYYFPKSDLAAVAIASRAIDAGSARGYGTLQSMAATEMAVDEIAAQLNIDPIDFRLRNALRSGMKNTQGAIPAGALRVDEVLERSKQHPLWTRRAARKAEYEAANPGKRYGVGFACVQKDFGTGAEASFAKVEFDENGKVSLRHTAAEIGTGMSTSQAVAVAKWLGRPATDVQVALTEWPDLPVETSGDPYIMSQADQDRLSANPRWSPSYASPSSATNSAYYFTHSTREAARAVFRYGLWPAAMSIWTRGLGGGQAAPYTIRIEDARWVDGKLTADGLEPLSFEQLAKQAHALGLPTGAVVHVFNRWQWTDAEFEVGGVVERLPIDGLSLRVGAPKTGDNGPVPGTAAPAGATAMRGTLPPTANGYRVLDRKRVFIPPTSRNNAAVTYYTAVGTLVELAVHEATGKVELLTHHSVMECGNQISPQLVSGQLQGGLAMGIGHALHEYLPLYEDGPGNGTWNFNRYQLPRASDVAVWTQTGDVLPPLSETDPPKGVAEVVMIPVVGAIVNGIAHAIGHRFTDLPVTPQKIQEVLA
- a CDS encoding cupredoxin domain-containing protein, which encodes MAARNDAPTAPSRRGIGARSALAAALLCALFAASAASADSHVVVIEQMRFTPATLTVHRGDEVTRVNRDLFPHTASADGHGFDSGSIAPQASWRYVARERGRLPYSCTFHPTMHGTLIVR
- a CDS encoding (2Fe-2S)-binding protein; this translates as MTTAQTAASTASATSAAGVVPAAAVSTGAAGAPAPASAAVPAPAAAPAAPVERPLVRYRPKPLSININGKSVGPMQVPEGLMMIEFLHEYAGLTGSRLGCGQGICHACVVIVDKPDGTSEEMRTCITGAHFFHGRSIRTIEGHAKRNDAGEVVELSSIQQKFLEHFSFQCGYCTPGFVNAATVLIERLKREPVAKADVERTITEALDAHLCRCTGYVRYYEAVKDVVLTTPGLVKDAA
- a CDS encoding cytochrome c; protein product: MKRTFAQRAARVARVPALAAACALLLAACGGHDAPAAGIAPTPEQIARGRYLVKAADCAACHTAKDGAPFAGGAPLESPFGTFYGSNITPDKDHGIGSWSADDFYAALHDGKAPGKRLYPSMPYTSYRQLTRADSDAMYAYLKTVRPVAQENREHELKFPYNLRFGMVFWDMVFLKDSLPDASTGESADWRRGRYLAGALGHCAECHTPRAFTGQLDSAKPFAGAALGRVAAPDITPAGLAARGWTGADLQTFFGVGIAPQGSAFGEMYPVVHLSTQYMTKDDLRALSVYLLGDTPPAPQPVKPVSADAAQLAAGRSVYLAVCAGCHGFNGEGKPHVAVPMNGNSTLRQGDPRNLLVAMLDGIGEQKFAGFENLQPMPGFAHTLSDDELAQLANYLRATWGGQPASVTPADVKAMR